GTAAAGCAGATGTGGGTCTGTATCGGTTGGCGGAGCAGAACGGCTAACCAGGCTGCCGGGGAGGGTTACCTAAACATGGACATTGGCGGCGTACTCTGAGGTGAACATCCCAGTTTGATACCCACCGGGTCTGTATTGTAATGGGAGAAGGACATGGACATACATCTAATTGAAAAGCTACATCCATTCCAGATAATCGACACAAAAAGGGACCTACATGAGAGCGGCTTCTGGAAGATTTCTGAAGAAACGGCGAGGCGAGCGATAAATGGAAATATCTACTTCCATCGGAAACAAGCAGAGCCATCTGGCGAGTGGGGAACGTAGTTGACCATGTTGACAAGCCAGCCCATGTCCTAGCACCCCTGATCTTTGAGTTTCTGTCCTTCATAATTTAGTCACGATAGTCAACTACGTCTCTTATTGTGTCCCAGTTTTTGCTTGATATTTCATCGCACATGGAAGAGAATGAATTCTATACGGAAAAATGTATTGTGGTTTGGGGAAGGATCAAGTGCCACTTTTTGGGATGTCTCCGAGTGGCTCACGAATGAATTTTTGCCAGGTGAGGACAAGGTGAAATGAGCAAATATCAAACTTTGGTCAAGATATTAGATGAACTCAGAAAAGAAGCTCCGGCAGAGTACAAAAGATACTATCCGATAGAAACAAATGTGGACGAGCTAAATAGGGCAAGAGCGCGGGCGTATATACACCTCTTCTTGAAAGTCAAATTCGGTCTCGCCACTTTTGGCGAAAGAGAAATGTTCATAACAGATGATACCTTCGATGGTGGAATCGACGGCTACTATATAGATGCGGAACATAAACGGATATATTTTCTTCAGTCAAAATTCAGAGTTAGCGAAGAGAACTTCGAAAATAAAAACATAGATCTGGAAGACCTCTTCAATATGGAATTGGACCGAATCACGAAAGGCGAGAGGGAGAGTTCTGGAGGTATACCGTTCAACAGTAAGGTACAGAAGTTGATCGATCAAATTCAACAAATTGACGATTATGCAAAATACAGAGAAACGGTAATCCTCCTTGCTAACCTCAAAGACAAATATAAGCCCAAAATCAAGTCTATAACCGTGTTTCCTGCCCAGATTTATGATTACGATCGTTGCTACAATGAATTGGTTTTCCCTGTTGTCTCTGGGACCTTCTTTGACCCAAAAGAGCTAAAGATAACAATTAACGTGAACTCGAAGAGCGCGGGTAACAGGATAGATTATTATGTCGATACCGCGGTCAAAGAGTGCAATATAACGGTATTATTTGTGCCAACCATTGAAATTGCAAAGATTCTATATAAGTACAAAAATTCAGTCCTAAAGTATAATCCGAGAAGTTATCTGGAACTGGCGGCAGGATCAGTGAATAGGCGCATCCAGGAATCCATTACAAACATCAGTACAAATGAATTTGCCCTTTATAATAATGGGATCACCATGCTATCTGATAATACGTTCTATAGTGATAGGATTGGCAAAAAGGGAGAGGCAGAGCTAATCGTCACAAATCCACAGATAATAAACGGGGGCCAGACTGCGTTCACACTGAGCAGAATATACGAAGATCGACTGAAGTCTGTTCTATCTATGGAACTCTTTAACAATAAGGAAGTGTTGCTTAAGGTCATCACATTTACTGAAGACAATAACGGAGAAATTAATGAAAGCCAAAAGCTGGCGTTAATAGAATCGATATCGCGGGCAACGAATGATCAGACGGAAGTGACCGAGGCGGATCGGCGGTCCAATGAGAAAGTTCAAATAGAATTACAAAATAGCATCTTTCAAGACTTTGGCTATTTCTATGAAAGGAAAAGGGGCGAATTTGGTGATGGACTTCGCAACAAATACATAGACAGATCGAAAATCATCGATCGCGAGGTTTTCTTGCGAATTTGCCTGTCAATAAACGGCAATCCGGGACAGTCGAGAAGAGCCAGCACTCGTCAATTATTCATGAAAGATATTTTCGGGAAGACTTTGTGCGATCTGTCCCAGTATCGAAAGTACTTCTTCGGGTACAAAGCATACGAGTACTTAAACGAGATTCAAAGGTCATTTGAGAAAGACTGGAATAATAGATACGGACAGGCGCAATATGGATATGGATTACGATATGGAAAGATTGCTATGGTGGGGATTATCGCGCAACGCTACGACGGTAGCGAAGGCGACACTTTCGAAGAACGAGTCAAGGAAGCCGCGCATGAAATTTTAGGCGGGTGGACGCAATTTGAAGAGCACATAAAAGCCCAGCCCGAAAACAGGACTTATTTCCGACGGTATACCGATCCAGAGTCTGGCCAGGAAATTCTCGAAGTCAATTTTGATAACTATTATAAAGGCAGGACGCTTCCGGGCGATTTGGCGAGGTTTTTTGGATAGAGGGTCCTAAAATAGCAGGACAGTGGGACGAAGGCCGACCCCCGTCGCAAAAGCGTCTGGGAACGCCTAAGGGACGTAGTTGACCAGGCGTGACAAACTCTCATTCTCCCCATCGGGAGGCTTTCCCATTATTCTATCCTTATTCCCATAATTTCATTGTTCTCCTATTCCATTCTATTTTCAAGCTCATAATTGCCAAAAGACATCTCGAATCGTTGGTCCCTCTTTGCCAGGCAGCATAAGGATCGGCAAAGTAGACGGCAAGGCCGGTCCTTTTCTCTATCTCTTTAAACTGAGAGAACTCTTTGCCGTTATCCACCGTTAAAGTAGCGCGCAGTCTCTTCGGCACCTTCCGGAAGTGTGCGATGCTCTCGGAGGTCATGCTCAGGGCTTTTTTATCGAGAAGCTTTCCCGCAATAAGGTATCGGGATTTACTCTCTACATGAGTCATGAGTGCCCACGGCACCGTGAAATGTCACAAATTTGACATAACAAACAATGTGCCCTCGCAAGGAGAGGCTATGAACTATACCCGACGCTTCTACGCTAAACCCCTGCGGCCACGGGTTTATCGTGGCCGCGTCGAGTGGACGCCGCAATTGGGTAGGTGGTTCAGATGCGTCGTCAGGGGAGCATCTCAGACCGGAGGCGTATATGCATACGCAGGAGGGCTAGAGCGGACCATGGCGGTGCATATGGGCCGCCTGCCCAATTGCGGTGGCCGCACGACTCACACGACTTTTCGACTTTGAAGACTCTTCGGCTTTGAAGACTTTTCGACTCACACGA
This portion of the Syntrophorhabdaceae bacterium genome encodes:
- a CDS encoding AIPR family protein — its product is MSKYQTLVKILDELRKEAPAEYKRYYPIETNVDELNRARARAYIHLFLKVKFGLATFGEREMFITDDTFDGGIDGYYIDAEHKRIYFLQSKFRVSEENFENKNIDLEDLFNMELDRITKGERESSGGIPFNSKVQKLIDQIQQIDDYAKYRETVILLANLKDKYKPKIKSITVFPAQIYDYDRCYNELVFPVVSGTFFDPKELKITINVNSKSAGNRIDYYVDTAVKECNITVLFVPTIEIAKILYKYKNSVLKYNPRSYLELAAGSVNRRIQESITNISTNEFALYNNGITMLSDNTFYSDRIGKKGEAELIVTNPQIINGGQTAFTLSRIYEDRLKSVLSMELFNNKEVLLKVITFTEDNNGEINESQKLALIESISRATNDQTEVTEADRRSNEKVQIELQNSIFQDFGYFYERKRGEFGDGLRNKYIDRSKIIDREVFLRICLSINGNPGQSRRASTRQLFMKDIFGKTLCDLSQYRKYFFGYKAYEYLNEIQRSFEKDWNNRYGQAQYGYGLRYGKIAMVGIIAQRYDGSEGDTFEERVKEAAHEILGGWTQFEEHIKAQPENRTYFRRYTDPESGQEILEVNFDNYYKGRTLPGDLARFFG